From a single Camarhynchus parvulus chromosome 20, STF_HiC, whole genome shotgun sequence genomic region:
- the RAB5IF gene encoding uncharacterized protein RAB5IF: MSGGRRRDEPPHPQHHAVANGGAAGRGSVWGKALRSDSAWHDKDEFLDVIYWFRQIIAVILGIIWGVVPLKGFVGIAVFCLINAGVLYLYFSSFQQIDEEEYGGTWELTKEGFMTSFALFLVVWIIFYTAIHYD, translated from the exons ATGAGCGGCGGGCGGCGCCGGGACGAGCCGCCGCACCCGCAGCACCACGCGGTGGCCAacggcggcgcggccgggcgCGGCTCCGTGTGGGGCAAAGCGCTGCGCAGCGACTCCGCCTGGCACGACAAG GACGAGTTTTTAGATGTGATCTACTGGTTCCGGCAGATCATTGCGGTTATTTTGGGAATCATCTGGGGAGTAGTTCCACTGAAGGGATTCGTGGGAATAGCAGT ATTCTGCCTGATCAATGCTGGTGTTCTGTACCTCTActtcagcagcttccagcagatAGATGAGGAGGAATACGGTGGGACGTGGGAGCTAACGAAGGAGGGATTCATGACATCGTTTGCACTGTTTCTG GTGGTTTGGATAATCTTCTATACTGCCATCCACTATGATTGA